The Deinococcus aerophilus genomic sequence GGCCCACCTCGCGGAAGCCGCAGGCGGCGAAGGCCCGCTGGGCGCGGCGGTTGTGGCCGAAGGTGGTCAGGCGCACCCGGTTCAGGGGCGGCTCAAGGTCCACAAAGGCCCAGCGCAGCAGGGCGTCCACCGCTTCACGGCCGTAGCCCTGGCCCCACAGCCGGGGATACCCGATCATCACGCCCAGGGTGCCGGTCGTGGGCGTCAGCGGTGCGGACGGGCGCAGGTCGTACAGCTCGGCACTGCCGATCAGGGCCCCGTGCTCGTCCAGGATGCCGAAGCCCGCGCGCTCGCCGCCGCGCTCCTCGTCTTGCATCACACGCCGGAACAGCCATTCGGGCAACCGGATGGGCCTGGCGTCGTTCCAGTCGGCGAGTTCGCGGTCCCTGAAAAACCCGTGCAAGACGTGCCACTCGGCACTGCTCAGCGAGAGCAGCGGCTTGAGCTGGACACGCCCGCCGGTCCCGCCGTCGGTGGGGGCAGGGGGTGTGGAGGCCGGGTCCGACATTCTGAACAGATTAACGCGCGCCCGGTCCGAGGGGTCCCAGGGCGCGGGTCACGTCGCGGGTCAGGCGCTCGAGGTGAAAGGCGTCGCCCTCGGCCCGCTCAACCTGCCGGGTGTGGGGGTCCACCACCAGCAGCGCCAGCACATGCTGGCCCGCGTGCCGCAGGTGGACGCCGGGGTGACCGCGCAGGGCGTGCTGATCGGCGTGGTCCAGGGCGGCCCACACGGGGGCATCGTCGCTTAAGCCCAGGTGCGCGGTGGGCAAACGGTGGGCGGCCAGTTCTGCCTCCAGCCACTCCAGCGCGCCCGGCAGGCCGGCGATCAGGCCCTGTTCCAGGTGGGGCTGGGGCCGGTTGTAGTGAACGGGGCCGCCGTCGCGGCGGCGCACCTTCCCGCCGGCTGCCCGCAGCAGCGCGTCCCCGGCGGCGATGTCCCACTCGCTGCGCGGCGACATGGTAAAGGTCACGTCGGCCTCCAGCGCGGCGATGCGGGCCAGCTTCAGCGCGATGCTGCCGCTGGGCAGCATGCCCGGTAAGGCGTGGCGATGCAGCTCCCGGCGGTACTCAGTGTCCGAGACGGCGACGCGCCACGGCCCCGGCGGGCGTTGGGGCGTCTGTCCGTTTTTCTGCACGCCGTATCCCACCACCCCCGTGAACAGTTCGTCGGTGGCGGGCACATACACGACCCCAAGCACCGCCTCGCCGTTCACCGCCAGCCCGATGCTGACGCAGTAGTCGGGGCTGCCTCCCACGTACTCCTTG encodes the following:
- a CDS encoding 3'(2'),5'-bisphosphate nucleotidase CysQ, producing the protein MSVPFRPHTEPLTEELAAAARLAREAGALLLRHLEAGLEVEHKTSADDPVTAADREASALITAGLAAAFPEDGLLSEEETDGAARLSRERVWIIDPIDGTKEYVGGSPDYCVSIGLAVNGEAVLGVVYVPATDELFTGVVGYGVQKNGQTPQRPPGPWRVAVSDTEYRRELHRHALPGMLPSGSIALKLARIAALEADVTFTMSPRSEWDIAAGDALLRAAGGKVRRRDGGPVHYNRPQPHLEQGLIAGLPGALEWLEAELAAHRLPTAHLGLSDDAPVWAALDHADQHALRGHPGVHLRHAGQHVLALLVVDPHTRQVERAEGDAFHLERLTRDVTRALGPLGPGAR
- a CDS encoding GNAT family N-acetyltransferase, with the translated sequence MSDPASTPPAPTDGGTGGRVQLKPLLSLSSAEWHVLHGFFRDRELADWNDARPIRLPEWLFRRVMQDEERGGERAGFGILDEHGALIGSAELYDLRPSAPLTPTTGTLGVMIGYPRLWGQGYGREAVDALLRWAFVDLEPPLNRVRLTTFGHNRRAQRAFAACGFREVGRTPRAGRTDVHMEITRGEWRARPTGKVSPTPDAGAQ